In Candidatus Poribacteria bacterium, the following are encoded in one genomic region:
- a CDS encoding bifunctional folylpolyglutamate synthase/dihydrofolate synthase — protein MNYKAALAYIEGFIDYERRPDFSRQARLYNLDRISLLLELIGNPHERLQIVHIAGSKGKGSTAALIASVLTHAGYKTGLFTSPHLITPRERCRIDGELISKSDVALYIEKLKSAIETVSTSEFGRVSFFEIYTALAFAYFADKGTDFAVIEVGLGGRLDATNVVTPVVTVITPIGLEHTAILGETYTEIASEKAEIIKQACPLALAPQHPDAQAVFEKVARERKARIVELKVPDVACKPNLREAGEESCVSTPRLIQNAEGLPIAQEFDVETDSERYPQLTMPLLGYHQFINATTAVAAIECLKQEGYTVPKDSVYAGLKNVQWHGRIQHIRSSPIVVLDGAHSPAAMEALCRTLRQSFRYSRVTFIVSLMRDKNLTAIGNVISQTADFVIATQIPDNPRVMSAEKLQSAWKNICRKITACLTPEAAITKALSDASPTDLICVTGSLYLVGQALEIFRPISSNHKEN, from the coding sequence ATGAACTACAAAGCGGCACTCGCCTATATTGAAGGGTTTATTGACTATGAGAGGCGTCCTGATTTTTCACGGCAGGCACGGCTCTACAATTTAGACAGGATCTCCCTGTTGCTGGAGTTGATCGGTAACCCACACGAAAGATTGCAGATTGTCCATATCGCGGGGAGTAAAGGTAAAGGCTCCACTGCTGCACTCATCGCATCGGTGCTTACGCATGCAGGGTATAAAACGGGCTTATTTACCTCTCCACATCTCATTACACCGAGGGAACGCTGCCGTATTGATGGTGAGTTAATTTCAAAGTCAGACGTTGCTCTCTATATTGAGAAACTCAAGTCCGCAATCGAGACCGTTTCCACTTCCGAATTCGGACGTGTTTCGTTTTTTGAAATATATACTGCCCTTGCTTTTGCCTACTTCGCCGACAAGGGAACAGACTTTGCTGTTATTGAGGTCGGCTTAGGTGGAAGACTCGATGCAACGAACGTTGTTACGCCAGTCGTGACTGTTATCACACCGATCGGCTTAGAACATACCGCGATATTAGGGGAAACGTATACCGAAATAGCAAGCGAGAAAGCGGAAATTATTAAACAAGCATGTCCCTTAGCACTCGCACCACAACATCCAGACGCGCAAGCGGTATTTGAGAAGGTAGCACGCGAGCGCAAGGCACGGATCGTTGAACTCAAAGTCCCCGATGTCGCTTGCAAGCCAAACCTTCGAGAAGCAGGAGAAGAATCATGTGTATCAACGCCGCGTCTCATCCAAAATGCTGAGGGTTTACCGATAGCACAGGAATTCGACGTGGAAACGGATTCGGAGCGTTATCCACAACTCACTATGCCGCTCCTTGGATACCATCAGTTTATAAACGCAACAACTGCTGTTGCGGCGATTGAGTGCCTGAAACAGGAAGGATACACAGTTCCGAAAGATAGTGTTTATGCCGGACTTAAGAACGTGCAGTGGCACGGCCGGATCCAACACATTAGATCCTCGCCAATCGTTGTTCTTGATGGTGCACATTCTCCCGCCGCAATGGAGGCTCTCTGCCGCACGCTCCGTCAGAGTTTTCGTTACAGTCGGGTGACTTTCATCGTTAGTTTAATGAGAGACAAGAATCTTACAGCGATTGGCAATGTTATCTCACAGACCGCAGACTTCGTGATTGCTACGCAAATTCCAGATAACCCGCGCGTGATGTCCGCCGAGAAACTACAGAGTGCTTGGAAGAATATATGCCGGAAAATTACCGCGTGTCTAACGCCGGAAGCAGCAATCACAAAGGCTTTATCCGACGCATCACCGACAGATTTAATCTGCGTTACAGGTTCGCTCTATCTCGTCGGTCAGGCACTTGAAATATTCAGACCCATTTCATCGAACCACAAGGAAAATTAA
- a CDS encoding sodium-translocating pyrophosphatase, whose protein sequence is MRDIACKRRWLNWKTFLISLPVLNLATVAFAQTDAAPTLPPVWWIAPVGALIALGFAYHFYRAVMKQNEGNETMRDIAQSVREGAMAYLRQQYKVVGIVFAVLCLIFIFMAFVLDAQNRVIPFAFLTGGFFSGLCGFLGMKTATNASARTTSAAMQGLNAGLKVSFRAGAVMGLIVVGFALLDITGWFLILYYLFPKILPGFLEVNPLPQITVIMLSFGMGASTQALFARVGGGIYTKAADVGADLVGKVEAGLSEDDPRNPAVIADNVGDNVGDVAGMGADLYESYAGSILATAALGVAAVAAVAAKDPNYDHSNLIVDQLKYLSAPMIIAGIGVILSILGIYMVRTKEGASMKQLMGSLNLGINGSAVGIAVVSLPVLIYLGLPNMWQIWGAIIAGLVAGLIIGKVTEVFTSHDYSPTRAIAKQAQTGPATVIIEGIAVGMESTAIPVITIVVAVAISYYLPGGATEPLMGLYGVGIAAVGMLATLGITLATDAYGPIADNAGGNAEMAELDKSVRERTDQLDALGNTTAATGKGFAIGSAALTALALLAAYLEEIRYGLVHLAHKDQLLIPGEGNIDTLKVTVNQFMDYYNVTLMNPQVLIGLFIGAVMAFYFCALTMKAVGRAAGAMVEEVRRQFRERPGIMKGEEKPDYARCVEISTVGAQREMIFPSLIAIVVPVAVGLIFDVAGVLGLLAGGLATGFVLAIMMANAGGAWDNAKKFIEEGKHKNEYGEKGSEPHKATVVGDTVGDPFKDTSGPSLNILIKLMSMVSVVFAGLIAKYGGVFSSWLGI, encoded by the coding sequence ATGCGTGATATCGCTTGCAAGCGACGGTGGCTAAATTGGAAGACATTTCTGATATCCCTACCCGTTCTAAATTTAGCCACCGTGGCTTTTGCCCAAACAGACGCCGCACCGACTCTCCCACCGGTGTGGTGGATCGCTCCAGTTGGTGCACTCATCGCTTTAGGTTTTGCATACCACTTCTACCGCGCCGTGATGAAACAGAACGAGGGTAACGAAACGATGCGCGACATCGCACAATCCGTGCGTGAAGGCGCGATGGCATATCTTAGACAACAATACAAAGTGGTGGGTATCGTTTTTGCTGTACTCTGTCTCATCTTTATATTCATGGCTTTTGTCCTTGATGCCCAAAACAGAGTCATACCCTTTGCCTTTCTCACGGGCGGTTTTTTCTCAGGACTCTGCGGTTTCCTCGGCATGAAGACTGCAACCAACGCCTCCGCTCGCACGACAAGTGCCGCCATGCAAGGTCTCAACGCAGGTTTGAAGGTCTCGTTCCGTGCCGGTGCGGTCATGGGATTGATAGTTGTCGGATTCGCACTCCTTGATATTACCGGATGGTTCCTCATCCTCTATTATCTGTTTCCCAAGATATTGCCCGGATTCTTAGAAGTAAACCCACTGCCACAGATTACCGTGATTATGCTGAGTTTCGGCATGGGTGCCTCGACGCAGGCACTCTTCGCTCGTGTCGGAGGTGGTATCTATACCAAAGCGGCAGACGTTGGTGCCGATCTGGTTGGAAAAGTTGAAGCAGGACTTTCAGAGGATGACCCGCGTAACCCAGCAGTCATCGCAGATAACGTCGGCGATAACGTCGGTGATGTCGCAGGCATGGGCGCCGACCTCTACGAATCCTATGCAGGCTCTATCTTAGCCACAGCTGCTCTTGGGGTCGCCGCTGTTGCCGCCGTTGCCGCCAAAGATCCCAATTATGATCACAGTAATCTTATTGTTGACCAGCTTAAATATCTTTCAGCTCCGATGATTATCGCCGGTATCGGCGTGATTCTCTCCATTTTGGGAATCTATATGGTGCGAACAAAAGAGGGCGCGTCAATGAAACAGTTGATGGGTTCTTTGAACCTCGGCATCAATGGAAGTGCCGTCGGCATCGCGGTTGTCTCCCTTCCGGTCCTCATCTATTTGGGACTTCCGAACATGTGGCAGATTTGGGGCGCAATTATCGCCGGACTGGTAGCAGGTTTGATTATTGGAAAGGTCACTGAGGTCTTTACCTCTCACGATTATTCACCGACCCGTGCCATCGCGAAGCAGGCACAGACGGGACCCGCAACCGTAATTATTGAAGGTATTGCCGTCGGCATGGAATCAACGGCAATTCCGGTCATAACCATTGTCGTCGCAGTTGCTATTAGCTACTACCTTCCCGGTGGCGCAACCGAGCCGCTGATGGGGCTATACGGGGTCGGCATTGCCGCTGTCGGTATGCTGGCGACGCTCGGCATTACCCTCGCTACAGATGCCTACGGACCTATCGCAGACAACGCCGGTGGAAACGCCGAGATGGCAGAACTTGATAAAAGTGTCCGAGAACGTACCGATCAGTTGGACGCACTCGGCAACACCACAGCCGCAACCGGCAAGGGATTCGCTATCGGATCCGCAGCACTGACAGCACTCGCACTTCTGGCTGCCTATTTGGAAGAAATTCGATACGGATTAGTCCACTTAGCCCATAAAGATCAACTCCTCATACCCGGCGAGGGCAATATCGATACGCTCAAGGTCACCGTCAATCAATTTATGGATTACTACAACGTTACCCTGATGAATCCACAAGTCCTTATCGGATTGTTCATCGGTGCGGTGATGGCGTTCTATTTCTGTGCCTTGACAATGAAAGCCGTCGGGCGCGCCGCCGGAGCCATGGTAGAGGAGGTCCGCCGCCAATTTCGTGAAAGACCCGGTATCATGAAAGGTGAAGAGAAACCGGACTACGCACGATGCGTCGAAATTTCAACGGTTGGCGCACAACGAGAGATGATCTTTCCATCGCTGATTGCTATCGTTGTACCTGTCGCAGTCGGTTTGATCTTTGATGTTGCCGGTGTATTAGGTTTGCTAGCAGGCGGTTTAGCGACCGGTTTCGTTCTCGCAATTATGATGGCAAATGCCGGGGGGGCGTGGGATAACGCGAAGAAGTTCATTGAGGAAGGCAAACACAAAAACGAATACGGTGAAAAAGGCTCAGAACCCCACAAAGCCACTGTTGTCGGTGATACCGTCGGAGACCCCTTCAAAGACACATCGGGTCCTTCGCTTAATATCTTAATTAAGTTGATGTCGATGGTTTCTGTCGTGTTCGCGGGTCTCATAGCGAAATATGGCGGCGTGTTTAGCAGTTGGCTGGGCATATAG
- the ilvD gene encoding dihydroxy-acid dehydratase, giving the protein MSNKLKPRSYAITDGPDRAAARTMLMFGDGGLSPEDLDKPIIGVANTWIEIGPCNFHLRRLAAKVKAGIRAAGGTPLEFNTVSISDGITMGTEGMKTSLISREIIADSIELVSIGNMFDAVVALCGCDKTVPGTVMALARLDIPSLTLYGGSIMPGKFQGRDVTIQDVFEAVGQHAEGTITVEELDDLISKGCPGPGACGGQFTANTMATAVEMLGIAPLGSGSVPAVLEEKDQEAYRAGQLVMDMLAADRRPSQIITRKSLENAITSVAATAGSTNGILHLLAIAHEAQVPLTLEDFDTISKKTPVLADLKPGGQFVANDLYEAGGIPFLAKRMTEAGLLHTDELTVTGKSIGEEANAATETEGQQVVRPIDTPLKPTGGFAILKGNLAPDGCVLKLAGQDKTLHRGPARIFEREEDTFAAIKGGQIQPGDVIVIRYEGPTGGPGMREMLGVTAAIVGAGLSEDVALLTDGRFSGATHGFMICHVAPEAARGGPIAILQEGDEIVIDAKERRLDVNLPDAEIQARFEQWSPPEPRYARGVMAKYANSVSSASEGAVTG; this is encoded by the coding sequence ATGTCCAATAAGTTGAAACCCCGAAGTTATGCGATTACCGATGGACCCGATCGTGCCGCCGCACGCACGATGCTTATGTTCGGAGATGGCGGACTATCCCCAGAAGATCTTGACAAACCGATTATCGGGGTTGCCAATACTTGGATCGAAATAGGTCCTTGTAACTTTCACCTGAGACGGCTCGCCGCCAAGGTCAAAGCGGGGATCCGCGCGGCAGGCGGAACACCGCTTGAATTCAACACCGTCAGTATCTCTGACGGTATCACCATGGGCACCGAGGGCATGAAAACCTCGCTTATCAGCAGGGAAATCATCGCCGACTCGATCGAGTTGGTTTCTATTGGTAACATGTTTGATGCTGTTGTCGCCCTCTGTGGATGCGATAAGACCGTCCCCGGCACTGTCATGGCACTCGCACGGTTAGATATTCCATCACTCACGCTCTACGGCGGATCAATCATGCCGGGCAAATTTCAGGGACGAGATGTCACCATCCAAGACGTGTTTGAAGCCGTCGGGCAGCATGCGGAAGGCACAATAACCGTCGAAGAACTGGACGATCTGATTAGTAAAGGATGTCCCGGCCCCGGGGCATGCGGCGGCCAATTCACTGCCAATACTATGGCAACAGCCGTTGAAATGTTGGGTATCGCTCCGCTGGGGAGTGGAAGCGTTCCAGCCGTTTTAGAAGAGAAAGATCAGGAAGCATACAGAGCTGGACAACTCGTTATGGATATGCTCGCTGCTGACCGACGACCCAGCCAAATTATTACCCGCAAATCGCTTGAGAACGCGATTACCTCTGTCGCCGCTACTGCCGGGTCGACCAATGGCATTCTGCATCTCCTCGCTATCGCACACGAAGCACAAGTTCCCTTAACACTTGAAGACTTCGATACCATTAGTAAAAAGACCCCTGTATTGGCGGACCTTAAACCCGGTGGGCAATTTGTTGCAAACGATCTCTACGAAGCGGGAGGTATCCCGTTTTTAGCAAAACGCATGACAGAGGCAGGATTGCTCCACACTGATGAACTCACCGTCACTGGCAAATCCATCGGCGAAGAGGCAAATGCCGCGACCGAAACGGAGGGACAGCAGGTGGTCAGACCTATCGACACACCCCTCAAACCGACGGGCGGTTTTGCTATTTTGAAAGGGAATCTCGCCCCAGATGGGTGTGTTCTCAAATTAGCCGGTCAGGATAAAACGCTCCATCGCGGTCCAGCCCGTATTTTTGAGCGTGAGGAGGACACTTTTGCCGCCATCAAAGGCGGACAGATCCAGCCCGGGGATGTCATCGTTATCCGCTATGAGGGACCCACTGGCGGTCCCGGTATGCGTGAGATGTTAGGCGTAACAGCCGCCATCGTCGGTGCTGGCTTGAGTGAAGACGTCGCCCTCTTAACCGACGGTAGATTCTCTGGTGCGACCCACGGTTTCATGATTTGTCACGTCGCCCCTGAAGCCGCAAGAGGCGGTCCCATCGCTATCCTCCAAGAGGGAGACGAAATTGTGATTGATGCCAAAGAACGACGCCTCGATGTTAATCTCCCCGACGCTGAAATCCAAGCACGTTTTGAGCAGTGGTCACCGCCTGAACCACGCTATGCCCGTGGCGTAATGGCGAAATATGCAAACTCAGTCTCTTCTGCTTCTGAAGGTGCTGTGACGGGATAG
- a CDS encoding cupin domain-containing protein, giving the protein MNTQKPIILNQAELDWEGWDGPGVAAEGPLRWKILVSGERGPSSRLTTGIAEMNPGALLALHHHEPEETYYVISGHGNVTVDDREASLSPGSSVFIPSNAKHSLRCTGTEKLVFLFTFAADRFDEIVYHFDA; this is encoded by the coding sequence ATGAATACACAAAAACCCATTATCCTCAATCAAGCAGAACTCGACTGGGAAGGCTGGGACGGTCCAGGCGTCGCCGCTGAAGGTCCATTACGTTGGAAAATCCTCGTATCGGGTGAACGCGGACCCAGTAGCCGGCTCACCACAGGCATAGCGGAAATGAACCCTGGTGCGCTACTCGCGCTCCATCACCACGAACCGGAAGAGACCTATTATGTCATCAGCGGTCATGGGAATGTAACAGTAGATGATCGTGAGGCATCACTCAGTCCCGGTTCATCTGTCTTCATACCCTCTAACGCGAAACATTCGCTCCGTTGCACAGGCACCGAGAAACTGGTTTTCCTATTCACTTTCGCAGCAGACCGGTTCGACGAAATCGTCTACCATTTCGACGCGTAA
- a CDS encoding enoyl-CoA hydratase/isomerase family protein, with product MSLKTLDTKPIMSNADASLIDLGDGIARLELHSKLNIIEDGTLEIFDTALDEVERNYAGMVIATEAKNFSVGLNLILLLERAKRKNWDAISATVRNLQAVCTRLRTVSKPVVAATAGMALGGGCELAFGADAVQAFTESYLGLVELRVGLIPVGGGTKEMAFRCLEGQSSTASIQNLFPYVNQAFDTLRESKVSQNATDAVELGYLRRTDAVSLDQETHFEDAKRLALSMHKADYQPPEPPQILVLGEEGIARLSLQTHQLRQAGIIDNYAQHLANKMAAVLCGGSLSAPQFVTEQYLLDLEYETFLSLCGQPETHARIEATLQKGKK from the coding sequence ATGTCACTCAAAACCTTAGACACTAAACCCATTATGTCCAATGCCGATGCGAGTCTCATAGACCTCGGCGATGGCATCGCTCGACTTGAACTGCATAGCAAATTGAACATCATAGAGGACGGGACACTGGAGATATTTGACACCGCACTCGATGAAGTAGAGCGCAATTATGCGGGCATGGTTATTGCCACGGAAGCGAAAAATTTTTCGGTGGGACTCAACCTCATTCTTCTATTAGAGCGTGCTAAGCGGAAAAATTGGGACGCTATTTCGGCAACAGTCCGGAATCTACAAGCCGTTTGCACACGGCTTCGGACGGTATCAAAGCCGGTCGTCGCAGCGACAGCAGGTATGGCACTCGGGGGCGGCTGTGAGCTCGCATTCGGTGCTGATGCGGTGCAAGCCTTCACCGAAAGTTATCTCGGTCTCGTTGAACTCCGTGTTGGGCTTATTCCTGTTGGCGGTGGCACGAAAGAGATGGCGTTTCGATGTCTCGAAGGGCAATCCTCAACTGCATCGATCCAGAATCTATTCCCTTATGTGAATCAGGCTTTTGACACGCTTCGGGAATCGAAGGTTTCACAGAACGCTACGGATGCGGTGGAACTCGGTTACCTGCGTCGCACCGACGCCGTTTCATTAGATCAAGAGACACATTTTGAGGACGCGAAGCGACTTGCTCTCTCAATGCACAAAGCAGATTATCAGCCACCTGAACCGCCACAGATACTTGTGCTGGGTGAGGAGGGAATTGCTCGGCTCAGCTTACAAACACACCAGCTTCGACAGGCGGGTATCATCGACAATTACGCCCAGCATCTCGCCAATAAAATGGCAGCCGTCCTCTGCGGCGGTTCGCTTTCCGCTCCACAATTCGTCACTGAACAATACCTACTTGATCTGGAGTACGAGACATTCCTCAGCCTTTGTGGACAGCCGGAAACCCATGCGCGGATAGAGGCAACACTCCAGAAGGGTAAAAAATAA
- a CDS encoding thiolase family protein yields MQTTPSVVIVSAARTAVGKAGRGTLRNTRPDELAAAALCGVIKRLPQFDPDAVDDVIIGCATHEGPQGYNVARIASLRAGFPVSVPALTINRFCASGLETIAMGAEQILSGRAEVVVAGGVESMSQVPFGVNLSPNPTLIEHAPDAYLSMGLTAENLARKYNISRSAQDAYAYESHHKAIDAIDAGKFKEEIVPLTIEETHLNPESPTSETTCSVFDTDEGPRRDTSPEALASLKPVFHVDGTVTAGNASQMSDAAAAVVLMSEARAETEGYDPLARFVGYATAGVSPEIMGIGPVPAIPKTLASAGLTLADIDVIELNEAFAVQALAVIQEAQLPPEKVNVNGGAVALGHPLGCTGTKLTVSLINEMRRQNHRYGMVTMCVGGGMGAAGIFSF; encoded by the coding sequence ATGCAGACGACACCAAGCGTAGTTATCGTATCTGCGGCACGGACAGCCGTCGGAAAAGCCGGAAGGGGGACACTCAGAAACACACGTCCAGATGAACTCGCTGCGGCTGCCCTCTGTGGTGTAATAAAGCGACTTCCGCAGTTTGATCCGGATGCCGTAGACGATGTCATCATCGGGTGCGCCACACATGAGGGACCACAGGGTTACAACGTCGCCCGTATCGCTAGTTTACGTGCTGGATTTCCTGTTTCCGTCCCTGCTCTGACAATCAACCGATTCTGTGCCTCCGGTTTGGAAACAATAGCGATGGGTGCCGAGCAGATCCTATCTGGGCGTGCCGAGGTCGTCGTTGCTGGCGGTGTCGAGAGTATGAGTCAAGTACCCTTTGGCGTCAATCTCTCGCCGAACCCTACGCTCATAGAACATGCCCCGGATGCCTACCTCAGCATGGGATTGACCGCTGAAAATTTAGCGCGAAAATACAATATATCTCGCAGTGCCCAAGACGCCTATGCTTATGAAAGCCATCACAAGGCGATTGATGCAATTGATGCAGGCAAATTCAAAGAAGAAATCGTGCCACTGACAATAGAAGAGACACATCTTAATCCGGAAAGTCCTACGTCTGAAACCACCTGTTCTGTCTTTGATACGGATGAAGGACCGCGTCGGGATACCTCACCAGAAGCCTTGGCATCTCTCAAACCTGTTTTTCATGTAGATGGCACGGTAACCGCAGGCAACGCCTCTCAGATGAGCGATGCTGCTGCTGCTGTTGTTCTCATGTCCGAAGCGCGCGCGGAAACTGAAGGTTACGATCCCTTGGCACGTTTCGTCGGTTACGCCACAGCAGGCGTCTCTCCCGAAATCATGGGAATCGGACCGGTCCCTGCGATCCCGAAGACACTCGCGTCTGCTGGATTAACTTTAGCCGATATAGATGTTATAGAGTTAAACGAAGCATTTGCCGTGCAAGCCCTCGCCGTGATTCAAGAAGCACAGTTGCCACCCGAAAAGGTGAACGTCAACGGCGGCGCAGTCGCCTTGGGACATCCCCTCGGTTGCACGGGTACCAAGCTCACCGTAAGTTTGATTAACGAAATGCGGCGGCAAAATCACCGATACGGCATGGTAACGATGTGTGTCGGCGGTGGCATGGGTGCCGCTGGTATTTTCAGTTTTTAA
- a CDS encoding lactonase family protein has product MQTHVYLSIAGENRIAIYTLDVSTGDIEFQENIGVSGSPGPLALSPCGNYLYAGLRSSREIASFRIDEKTKHLTHLRTVQLDADTCYIATDKTGNFLLSAYYGAGKVTVHTIGDDKTVQGEPLQTVETDIHAHCIETDATNRFAFVPHTVPRNAIYQFQFDAGTGTLTPNPVGNLNPGAPIGPRHVLFHPSKPILYASNEQGSSVSAYTLADGEHPGILVDLQEDLPTLPADFDGDNTCAQIHIDPQGKFLYVSNRGHDSIAEFAIDEKSGKLSVVGHQLTEPTPRVFNIDATGTLLFVGGQGSGKLATYRIDRESGALAPIGNYTVGESPMWVLFL; this is encoded by the coding sequence ATGCAAACGCATGTCTATCTTTCTATAGCAGGAGAAAACAGAATCGCCATTTACACGTTGGATGTTTCCACCGGCGATATTGAATTTCAGGAAAATATCGGGGTCAGCGGTTCTCCCGGACCGTTAGCACTCTCACCGTGTGGCAACTATCTCTATGCCGGACTCCGATCCAGCCGAGAAATCGCAAGTTTCCGCATCGATGAAAAGACAAAACATCTCACCCACCTACGAACAGTCCAACTGGACGCCGATACCTGTTATATTGCGACCGACAAAACCGGGAATTTTCTGCTTTCCGCCTATTACGGCGCCGGTAAAGTTACTGTGCATACCATCGGCGACGATAAGACTGTCCAAGGTGAACCGCTTCAGACCGTTGAAACGGATATACACGCACACTGCATCGAAACGGATGCCACAAATCGGTTTGCCTTTGTGCCGCATACCGTGCCTCGAAATGCCATCTATCAGTTCCAATTCGATGCGGGAACAGGCACGCTCACACCAAATCCCGTCGGAAACCTCAATCCGGGTGCTCCCATTGGACCACGCCACGTCCTTTTTCATCCGAGCAAACCAATCCTTTACGCCTCAAATGAACAAGGATCAAGCGTCTCCGCGTACACCCTTGCGGACGGAGAACACCCAGGAATTTTGGTAGATTTACAGGAAGATCTGCCGACACTCCCCGCGGACTTTGACGGGGATAATACGTGTGCACAGATTCATATCGACCCACAGGGCAAATTTCTCTACGTTTCCAACCGAGGTCACGACAGCATCGCAGAATTCGCAATTGACGAAAAAAGCGGAAAACTCAGTGTTGTCGGGCATCAGTTAACCGAACCTACGCCGCGCGTTTTTAACATTGACGCAACCGGTACCCTTCTCTTCGTCGGTGGTCAAGGGTCCGGCAAACTCGCGACCTACCGCATCGATCGGGAAAGTGGAGCATTAGCACCGATTGGCAATTATACAGTCGGGGAAAGCCCGATGTGGGTACTTTTTCTCTAA
- a CDS encoding dTMP kinase produces MKPSSFLRKEKLKRGIFITFEGIEGSGKTTQAERLATALGPDVVLTREPGGTHISERIRDIFLTADDITAMTELLLIAAARTQHVDERIRPALHAKRTVICDRFIDATVAYQGYRGGIDLSFIHQLNHIATGGLTPDITFILDLPPEIGISRQQHAAMARDRLDKESLESHRKVRTGYLSVAKANPHRIKLIDATQSPDVIHAEVLAEYQDYAW; encoded by the coding sequence ATGAAACCCTCGTCATTTCTCCGCAAGGAAAAATTAAAACGTGGAATTTTTATTACTTTTGAAGGCATAGAAGGATCGGGTAAGACGACGCAAGCAGAACGTTTGGCAACCGCCCTGGGACCGGACGTTGTACTCACCCGTGAACCCGGCGGCACACACATTTCTGAACGGATACGCGACATCTTTCTGACAGCAGACGACATAACAGCCATGACAGAACTGCTGCTCATTGCCGCCGCACGCACGCAACACGTAGACGAACGGATACGCCCGGCGTTACATGCAAAACGGACTGTCATCTGTGATAGGTTTATTGATGCCACTGTGGCTTATCAAGGCTATCGCGGCGGCATTGACCTTTCGTTTATCCACCAATTAAATCACATTGCCACGGGCGGTTTAACCCCTGATATTACCTTTATCCTCGACCTACCTCCAGAGATCGGGATATCACGCCAACAACACGCAGCGATGGCTCGCGACCGTCTGGACAAAGAATCGTTGGAATCTCACCGAAAGGTGCGCACAGGATACCTATCTGTCGCCAAGGCGAACCCACATCGCATCAAATTGATAGACGCTACACAGTCTCCAGATGTTATCCACGCCGAGGTCTTAGCCGAATACCAAGATTATGCCTGGTAA
- the holB gene encoding DNA polymerase III subunit delta', protein MQNPIIGHQHIIEQLQHTVASGRIAGAYLFVGPTGVGKETVARYFAQLIFCQQEAQPPTVCGTCLACRKVDSGNHPDLQFIRPEGSLLKIGQIRELQRQVIYEPLEASRKIYILTDVDRMNAEAENCLLKTLEEPPANSVLILLTSNAQVLLPTTRSRCQILQFYPMSTQELAEILVDRFSVVPKQATSLAIAAGGSIGKALTQIENGDPLTEKVPEILRETDPLAAFKLAEDFKNNPETLGELVTWYRDLLLLQQGAPSELITHIYAIEELRAIVPYYSHVRIQQAIQIIFDTKSLLDNTNTNATLALEVMCLKLLKAS, encoded by the coding sequence ATGCAAAATCCAATCATCGGACATCAACACATCATCGAGCAACTCCAGCACACCGTAGCATCGGGACGTATTGCGGGTGCATACCTTTTCGTCGGACCCACAGGTGTCGGAAAAGAGACGGTCGCTCGCTATTTCGCGCAATTAATCTTCTGCCAACAAGAAGCACAACCCCCTACGGTGTGTGGCACATGCCTCGCCTGTCGAAAGGTAGATTCAGGAAATCATCCTGACCTACAGTTCATTCGACCTGAGGGCAGTCTCCTGAAAATAGGGCAAATTCGAGAGTTGCAAAGGCAGGTTATCTATGAACCCCTTGAAGCGAGTCGAAAGATTTACATTTTGACGGACGTGGATCGAATGAATGCAGAGGCAGAGAACTGCTTACTTAAGACACTGGAAGAGCCACCCGCTAACTCCGTTTTAATTCTACTGACGTCAAACGCCCAAGTGCTGCTTCCAACGACACGCTCTCGATGCCAAATTCTCCAGTTCTATCCGATGTCGACCCAAGAATTAGCAGAAATTTTAGTGGATAGGTTTTCAGTAGTGCCAAAACAGGCAACATCACTCGCAATCGCGGCGGGAGGATCCATCGGAAAAGCACTCACACAGATTGAAAACGGTGATCCACTCACCGAAAAAGTGCCAGAAATCCTGAGAGAGACGGATCCATTAGCCGCTTTCAAACTGGCTGAAGACTTTAAAAATAATCCCGAAACCTTAGGCGAGTTAGTCACATGGTATCGAGACCTCCTCCTTTTACAACAAGGCGCGCCCAGCGAATTGATAACCCATATTTACGCCATTGAGGAACTTCGAGCGATTGTTCCCTACTATTCCCACGTGCGCATACAGCAAGCCATCCAAATCATTTTCGACACCAAATCCCTCCTTGACAACACAAACACGAACGCCACTTTAGCCTTAGAGGTCATGTGTTTAAAATTACTTAAAGCGTCCTAA